CCGAACTGGAAGACGAAGCCGAAGTCGCTGCGCCGCAGGGCGCTGCGCTCGGCGTCCGACATCGCGGACAGCTCGCGGCCCGCGTAGGTGATGGTGCCGGAGTCGGGCGTGATGATCCCGGCCAGGCAGTGCAGCAGCGTCGACTTGCCGGAGCCGGAGGGGCCCATCACGGCGACGACCTCGCCGGGGTGCACGGAGAACGACGCGCCGTCCAGGGCGGGTGTCGAGCCGTAGGTCTTGCGCAGATCGTTCGCGGCGAGAAGGGAGCCTTCGGGAATCACGGAGCCACCACCTTGGCGAGCTGCCCGAGACGGGCAGAGGTCAGTTCCAGCCAGCGCAGATCGGCTTCCAGGTGGAACAGGGCGTGGTCGCAGATCAGTTGGTCGGCGAGGTCGCCCTTGCGCTTGCGGTCGGTGAGCACGCGCATCATCCGCAGGTGCGCCGAGCGCTGGGTGTCCAGCAGATCGGCCGCGCTGCGACCGGTCAGGAGCGCCAGGACGACCTTGGTGTAGAGCGTCGACTGGAGGTAGGGCTCCGGCTTCTCCGGCTGGGCCAGCCAGTGCGAGACATCGGTGATCCCGGCGTCGGTGATGGCGTACCGCTTGCGCTCGGGTCCTCCTTCGCTCTCGACGCCGTCGACCTCGACGAGCCCGTTCTTCAGGAGCCGGGACATCGTCGAGTAGACCTGGCCGTAGTGGAGCGGGCGGTCCTGGCCGAACTTCTCGTCGAAGGTCCGCTTCAGGTCGTAGCCGTGTCGGGGGCCGGACTCCAGGAGCCCGAGGAGGGTGTGACCGATAGACATGAGCAGCACTGTACACGGTGTGTATACCTGCCGTGTATACACGTCCGGAAAGCGACCCCGGCCCATGAGGAGGGCCGGGGTCGCGGTGCTACGAGCTGTCCTGGACGCCGTCTCCGGGGGGAGGGCGCGGGGTGCCGGCCCCGGGCTTCGGCGGGGTTCCCGGCTCCTCCGGCGGCTGTCTGGGCGGCCGCCCCCGGCGGGCGATCGGGCGCGCGGCCCCCGGCAGCCGGCCCGCCTCCGCGAGCGCCCGCCGCAGCAGGAACTCGATCTGCGCGTTGGCGCTGCGCAGTTCGTCGGAGGCCCAGCGGGCGAGTGCGTCGTGCACCGCGGGGTCCAGCCGCAGCAGCATCTGCTTGCGCTGCCGCGACCGGGACGCCGGTGTCCGCCGGGGAGGCGTCTGGTCGGTCACTGGTAGAGGGAGCCCGTGTTGAGGACCGGCTGGGCCGCGCGGTCACCGCACAGCACCACCATCAGATTGCTGACCATGGCCGCCTTCCGTTCGGAGTCCAGCTCCACGATGTCCTGCTCGGCGATCCGGTCCAGGGCCATCTCGACCATGCCCACCGCGCCCTCCACGATCAGCTGGCGGGCCGCGACGACCGCTCCGGCCTGCTGGCGCTGGAGCATGGCGGAGGCGATCTCGGGGGCGTACGCGAGGTGGCTGAAGCGCGATTCGATGATCAGGACGCCCGCCGCCTTCACCCGGGCGGTCAGCTCGACGGCCAGCTTCTCGGTGATCTCCTCCGCGTTGCCGCGCAGGGAGAGGCCGTCCTCCTCGTGGGCGTCGTACGGGTACTCGATGGCGATGTGGCGCACCGCCGCCTCGGTCTGGGTGGCGACGAACTCCCGGAAGTCGTCGACCTCGAAGAGCGCCTGGGCGGTGTCCTCGACCTTCCAGACGACGATCGAGGCCAGCTCGATCGGGTTGCCGTAGGCGTCGTTGACCTTGAGGACGGCGGTCTCGTGGTTGCGGACGCGGGTGGAGATCTTGCGGCTGGAGGTCAGCGGGTTGATCCAGCGGAGCCCGTCGGTGCGGATGGTGCCGACGTACCGGCCGAAGAGCTGGATCACCCGGGCCTCGCCCGGAGCGACCATCTTCACACCGCTCATGCAGAAGAACGAGGTGATCACGAAGAGCACCCCGAAGATGAGGAGAGGGACGCCGACCGCGTTGTTCCCGCCGGCCCCGATCACGCCGCCGACGATGGCGAGGCCGACCCCGGCGAGCACCCCGACCACGGTCAGGAGCAGGCCGACGCCGCCCGGGATGGAGTGTGCCGTGACCTCCCTGACCTGCGGTGCGGGCATGTCCGGGGTGTCGACGGGGAGGTCGGTCGAGGGTGTGCCCGGGCGGTGGTCGTCGTGCTGTGCGGTCATGGGATCCCCCGTTCGGCGCGGTATCGCACCGCGCTAGCAATGTGATTACACATTAATGGTTTTCGCAACCTTGTCCACCTCTGGGGAGTCGGTTCCTAGGGAACGGGTGCTGATTCTCACGTCCGTAAAAGACCGGATCGCTTGTCTTTTGTCCCCGTCGGCGGTGTTAGCTGGCAGGTCTGAGCGAACTGAGGAAACCGATCGAGCCGGTCGAGCAGAGAAGCGGGAGCAACACACCAATGGGTCGAGCGGATGCGCGACGAGCCCAGGCGCGGGAGTCGCGCAGGGGCCAGAAGAGCGGCGGCATACGCAGACTCTTCACGTGGAAGAAGCTGCTGGGTGCGTTCTTCGGGATCGTCCTGCTGGGCATGGGGGCCTTCGGGGCGCTCTACGTGTACGTCGACGTCCCCGCCGCCAACGCCATGGCGGAGCGGCAGAGCAACGTCTACAAGTACAGCGACGGCTCGGTCCTAGCCCGGACCGGCAAGGGCGTCAACCGCCAGATCGTCGACCTGGACGAGGTGCCCGAGAAGGTCCAGCACGCCTTCGTCGCCGCCGAGAACAAGTCCTTCTACAAGGACCAGGGCGTCGACCTGAAGGGCACCACCCGCGCCCTCCTCAACACCGTCAGCGGCAAGGGCAAGCAGGGTGGCTCGACCATCACCCAGCAGTACGTGAAGAACTTCTACCTGACGCAGGACCCCACCGTGAGCCGCAAGCTCAAGGAACTGGTGATCTCGCTCAAGGTCGACCAGCAGGAGTCCAAGGAGAAGATCCTCGCCGGGTACATCAACACCGCCTACTACGGGCGCGGCGCGAGCGGCATCCAGGCCGCCGCCCAGGCGTACTACGGCGTCGACGCCAAGGACCTGAACGTCTCCCAGGGCGCCTACCTCGCCTCCCTCCTCCAGGCCCCCAGCCAGTACGACTGGAACACCGCGACCGACACCGGCAAGAAGCTGGTCAAGGAGCGCTGGGCCTACACCCTGCGCAACATGGTCGAGATGAAGTGGCTGACCGAGTCCGAGAAGGCCGGCCTGGAGTTCCCCTTCCCCCAGAAGCCCAAGCCCGCCCAGGGCATGGAGGGCCAGGCCGGCTATCTGGTCGAGGCCGCCAACAAGGAGCTGGAGAAGCAGGGCGTCTCCGCCGCGGACCGCGAGGCCGGCGGCTGGACCTTCACCCTCACCGTCGACAAGAAGCGCCAGAAGGCGCTGGAGAAGTCGGTGGACGACCAGCTGGAGTCCAAGCTCGACCGCGAGGGCAACAAGATCGACGCCACCGTCCAGGCCGGCGCCACCTCCGTCGACCCGAAGAGCGGCAAGGTCGTCGCCCTGTACGGCGGCGAGGACTACATCAAGCACTACATCAGCAACGCCACCCGCCAGGACTACCAGCCCGCCTCCACCTTCAAGCCGCTGGTGCTCGCCTCGGCCCTGGAGAACGAGTCGAAGACGCAGGACGGCAGCCTGATCGGGCTCAACACCGTCTACGACGGCACCAGCAAGCGGCCCGTCGTCGGCAGCGACACCCCGTTCGCCCCGCAGAACCAGGACGACCGCAGCTATGGCCCGGTCTCCGTCCAGAAGGCCCTGAACAGCTCGGTCAACTCCGTCTTCGCGCAGATGATCGTGGACGTGACGCCCGCCGCCGTGAAGGAGACCGCGCTCGCCCTCGGCGTACCGGACAAGAACTTCCCCGAGCGCCCCGCCGTCACCCTCGGCACCATGAACGCCTCGACCTGGGACATGGCCGGCGTCTACGCCACGCTCGACAACCACGGCCGGAAGGTCACCCCGCACATCCTCCAGTCCGCCGAGCACCGCGACCGCACGGTGACCGCCGAGAAGCCCAAGCGGGAGCAGGTCATCAGCCGCGCCTCGGCCGACACCGTGACCAAGGGGCTCACCGGGGTCGTCGACGCCGGTTCCGGCGGCGCGGCCAACAGCCCCGCCTACGACGCGGCGGCCAAGACCGGCACCTCCGAGGACAACAAGTCGGCCTGGTTCGCCGGGTACACCCCGGAGCTGACCACGGTCGTGGCCCTCTTCGGCGAGGGCGACGGCGGCCGCAAGCAGGTCTCCCTGACCGGCACGGCCAACTCCGGCCGCGCCAGCGGCAGTGGCTTCCCGGCCAGGATCTGGGCCGACTACACCCTCGGCGCCCTCGGCGGCGGGTCCGGCAAGACGTTCGACCTCCAGGACGTGGAGCGCGGCGAGGTGCCCGCCCCGCCGGCGCCGTCCGACACCCCGTCCGAGGATCCCACCCCGTCGAAGGACCCCACCCCGTCGGACTCGCCGTCCGAGGACACGCCGAGCGGGACGCCCAGCGACACCCCGTCGTCGTCGACGCCGCCTCCGCCCACCAGCACGCCGCCCACCACGCCCCCCACGAGTCCGGAGATCCCGCCGCTGCCCGGGGACGACGACGGCCAGCCGGGCGAACGGCCGGGGGGCAACGGAGTGGCCCCGCAGTGAGGCCGTGACGACAGGAGGGGGCGGGCCCGCGGGCCCGCCCCCTCCTGTGTCATACAGCCCCCGGCGGGCTCCTCACTGCCCCCGGGGCGCCATCTCGAACCACACGACCTTGCCCGTCGACAGACGCGTCGCACCCCACCGCCGGGCCAGCCGGTTGACCAGGAACAGCCCGCGCCCGCCCTCGTCCGTCTCCCGCGCCCGGCGCTGCCGGGGCAGCTGCGGCGAGTCGTCGCCGACCTCGCAGCGCAGGACGTCGGTCCGCAGCAGCCGCAGCGTCACCGGCCGCTCCGCGTAGCGCACCGCATTGGTGACGACCTCGCTGACCAGCAGCTCCACCTCGTCGGCCAGGTCGTCCAGACCCCAGCGGCTCAGCGCCCGCCGGGCCAGCCTCCGGGCCCGGCCCGGAGCCGCGTCCTCCGGCTCCAGGTACCAGTACGCCACATCGCTCGGCGCGATCCCGTCGAAGCGGGCGGCGAGCAGCGCGATGTCGTCGTCCCGGTCACCCGGGCCGAGCATGTCCAGCACGTCGTCGCACAGGGCCTCCAGCGGCGGCGAGTGGTCGTCACCGGTGAGCTGCGCGGTCGCCGCGAGGCGCTCCCGCAACTGCTCGATGCCCGTCCACACGTCCCGCAGCCGCGACTCCACCAGACCGTCGGTGTAGAGGAGCAGCGTGGCGCCGGCCGGGGCGTCCAGCTCGACGGCCTCGAAGTCG
The nucleotide sequence above comes from Streptomyces sp. NBC_01116. Encoded proteins:
- a CDS encoding PadR family transcriptional regulator, with product MSIGHTLLGLLESGPRHGYDLKRTFDEKFGQDRPLHYGQVYSTMSRLLKNGLVEVDGVESEGGPERKRYAITDAGITDVSHWLAQPEKPEPYLQSTLYTKVVLALLTGRSAADLLDTQRSAHLRMMRVLTDRKRKGDLADQLICDHALFHLEADLRWLELTSARLGQLAKVVAP
- a CDS encoding SPFH domain-containing protein; the encoded protein is MTAQHDDHRPGTPSTDLPVDTPDMPAPQVREVTAHSIPGGVGLLLTVVGVLAGVGLAIVGGVIGAGGNNAVGVPLLIFGVLFVITSFFCMSGVKMVAPGEARVIQLFGRYVGTIRTDGLRWINPLTSSRKISTRVRNHETAVLKVNDAYGNPIELASIVVWKVEDTAQALFEVDDFREFVATQTEAAVRHIAIEYPYDAHEEDGLSLRGNAEEITEKLAVELTARVKAAGVLIIESRFSHLAYAPEIASAMLQRQQAGAVVAARQLIVEGAVGMVEMALDRIAEQDIVELDSERKAAMVSNLMVVLCGDRAAQPVLNTGSLYQ
- a CDS encoding transglycosylase domain-containing protein; translation: MGRADARRAQARESRRGQKSGGIRRLFTWKKLLGAFFGIVLLGMGAFGALYVYVDVPAANAMAERQSNVYKYSDGSVLARTGKGVNRQIVDLDEVPEKVQHAFVAAENKSFYKDQGVDLKGTTRALLNTVSGKGKQGGSTITQQYVKNFYLTQDPTVSRKLKELVISLKVDQQESKEKILAGYINTAYYGRGASGIQAAAQAYYGVDAKDLNVSQGAYLASLLQAPSQYDWNTATDTGKKLVKERWAYTLRNMVEMKWLTESEKAGLEFPFPQKPKPAQGMEGQAGYLVEAANKELEKQGVSAADREAGGWTFTLTVDKKRQKALEKSVDDQLESKLDREGNKIDATVQAGATSVDPKSGKVVALYGGEDYIKHYISNATRQDYQPASTFKPLVLASALENESKTQDGSLIGLNTVYDGTSKRPVVGSDTPFAPQNQDDRSYGPVSVQKALNSSVNSVFAQMIVDVTPAAVKETALALGVPDKNFPERPAVTLGTMNASTWDMAGVYATLDNHGRKVTPHILQSAEHRDRTVTAEKPKREQVISRASADTVTKGLTGVVDAGSGGAANSPAYDAAAKTGTSEDNKSAWFAGYTPELTTVVALFGEGDGGRKQVSLTGTANSGRASGSGFPARIWADYTLGALGGGSGKTFDLQDVERGEVPAPPAPSDTPSEDPTPSKDPTPSDSPSEDTPSGTPSDTPSSSTPPPPTSTPPTTPPTSPEIPPLPGDDDGQPGERPGGNGVAPQ